From Serinicoccus profundi, the proteins below share one genomic window:
- a CDS encoding DEAD/DEAH box helicase, with protein sequence MSPSLSAASWVLRVADAHLRAEVGELTLARGQGYAEGGHVRTLVTGPDGAALVGTVVGSGGRVYQTVVRVHDRDLVVWSGQCSCPVGQDCKHAVAVLIAARSRLRSAAPEAPGWETALAPLVRTVTASATRHRLGLQVSLTRGPGGRDERVRVSLTPVRPGKSKPWVGQGVGWDDLTNRWSTTDVDPAHRALLGQLAALGKSSGFGYFYSSAKELPLGEIGAVAWPVLAQVVQAGVPLVAGPGLEDVGLGEGSASAALDIVRRDDGGLTVSGTVDVSGDLPLPGTPFLLGRPAHGLGWLETERDRLTLWPLRAQVPDAIIGLLESGRELEIPPDQVARFLTTYYPALARQVELTSSDGSVVTPADHPPRLRLEVTPQPGHVLHLRWSVAYAVPTVGAEPDTVVVGLDAGPEEVARDEEAELASMTAVLPLLEGWPGLLAAGRSSCPLRAHSTLTGLATARFAAEVLPALEASPDLDVLVHGDLASYEEAGEEPVVHLTTSEAGEGDWFDLHVSVTVEGQVIPFEQLFAALATGQDVLLLDSGLWLRLDQPELLTLRRLIEEARELVDDDDDDDAEAGQLRLSPYQAGLWEELVELGVVHDQQGRWQERVEALLALGEGDRGLVLAPPGLEATLRPYQLEGYRWLVGLWDAGLGGILADDMGLGKTLQALAMVVRAEHRGDLAEGPVLVVAPTSVVTAWAEQAERFAPHLRTAAVTATRKRRGTDLATAIGSADLVITSYTLLRLEADDYHALPWSAAILDEAQVVKNRRSATYHAVRSLGAARTIAMTGTPLENTLMDLWSMTSLAAPGLFPRPETFTQRYRRPIEAGEGGSLEQLERLRRRIRPFMLRRTKAQVAGELPDKIEQTLSIDLHPAHRRIYDQHLQRERQRVLGLLADLDKNRFKIFSALTTLRQLSLDPALVDEGHAGLGTSAKVTALVERLSAIAAEGHRALVFSSFTSYLALVREALDAAGIGHTYLDGRTRDRAARIQAFRDGDDPAFLISLKAGGVGLTLTEADYVFVLDPWWNPAAEAQAVDRTHRIGQHRTVNVYRMVSTGTIEEKVVALQERKRRLFTSVVDSGEFQSGSVSAEDIRGLLEG encoded by the coding sequence ATGTCGCCCAGCCTGTCCGCCGCCTCGTGGGTGCTGCGCGTCGCCGACGCCCACCTGCGGGCCGAGGTCGGCGAGCTGACCCTGGCGCGGGGGCAGGGGTATGCCGAGGGCGGCCACGTCCGCACCCTGGTCACCGGCCCTGACGGGGCGGCGCTCGTCGGCACGGTAGTCGGCAGCGGTGGCCGCGTCTACCAGACCGTCGTGCGCGTCCACGACCGTGACCTCGTCGTCTGGAGCGGCCAGTGCAGCTGCCCGGTGGGTCAGGACTGCAAGCACGCCGTCGCGGTGCTCATCGCCGCCCGCTCGCGGCTGCGCTCCGCGGCACCCGAGGCCCCGGGTTGGGAGACCGCGCTGGCGCCGCTCGTGCGCACCGTGACCGCCTCGGCCACCCGGCACCGGCTCGGCCTCCAGGTGTCCCTGACCCGCGGGCCCGGCGGCCGCGACGAGCGCGTCCGGGTGTCCCTGACCCCGGTGCGACCCGGCAAGTCCAAGCCCTGGGTCGGTCAGGGCGTCGGGTGGGACGACCTCACCAACCGCTGGTCGACGACCGATGTCGACCCGGCGCACCGCGCCTTGCTGGGCCAGCTCGCGGCGCTGGGCAAGAGCTCGGGCTTCGGCTACTTCTACTCCTCGGCCAAGGAGCTGCCGCTCGGGGAGATCGGCGCGGTCGCCTGGCCCGTGCTCGCGCAGGTCGTGCAGGCAGGTGTCCCCCTCGTCGCCGGGCCGGGGCTCGAGGACGTCGGCCTGGGGGAGGGCAGCGCCTCGGCCGCCCTCGACATCGTCCGCCGCGACGACGGCGGGCTGACGGTGTCGGGCACGGTCGACGTCTCCGGCGACCTCCCGCTGCCCGGCACACCCTTCCTCCTCGGCCGACCGGCCCACGGGCTGGGCTGGCTGGAGACCGAGCGCGACCGCCTCACGCTGTGGCCGCTGCGCGCTCAGGTGCCCGACGCCATCATCGGTCTGCTCGAGTCGGGCCGGGAGCTGGAGATCCCGCCGGACCAGGTCGCGCGCTTCCTCACCACCTACTACCCCGCGCTGGCCCGCCAGGTGGAGCTCACCTCCAGCGACGGCAGCGTCGTCACCCCCGCGGACCACCCGCCCCGGCTCCGGCTGGAGGTGACGCCCCAGCCCGGCCACGTGCTGCACCTGCGCTGGAGTGTCGCGTATGCCGTGCCGACGGTCGGCGCCGAGCCGGACACCGTCGTCGTCGGGCTCGACGCCGGCCCGGAGGAGGTCGCCCGCGACGAGGAGGCCGAGCTCGCGTCGATGACGGCGGTGCTGCCGCTGCTCGAGGGCTGGCCGGGGCTGCTCGCGGCGGGTCGGTCGAGCTGCCCCCTGCGTGCCCACTCCACCCTGACCGGTCTCGCCACCGCCCGCTTCGCCGCGGAGGTGCTGCCGGCGCTGGAGGCGAGCCCGGACCTCGACGTGCTCGTCCACGGCGACCTCGCGTCCTACGAGGAGGCGGGGGAGGAGCCGGTCGTCCATCTCACGACCAGCGAGGCGGGGGAGGGCGACTGGTTCGACCTGCACGTGAGCGTGACGGTCGAGGGCCAGGTGATCCCCTTCGAGCAGCTCTTCGCGGCGCTCGCGACGGGCCAGGACGTCCTGCTGCTCGACTCCGGGCTCTGGCTGCGTCTCGACCAGCCCGAGCTGCTCACCCTGCGCCGGCTCATCGAGGAGGCGCGCGAGCTGGTCGACGACGACGACGATGACGACGCCGAGGCCGGGCAGCTGCGCCTGTCGCCCTACCAGGCGGGGTTGTGGGAGGAGCTGGTCGAGCTCGGGGTGGTCCACGACCAGCAGGGCCGCTGGCAGGAACGGGTCGAGGCGCTGCTCGCCCTGGGCGAGGGAGATCGCGGGTTGGTGCTGGCGCCGCCGGGTCTGGAGGCGACCTTGCGCCCCTACCAGCTGGAAGGGTACCGCTGGCTGGTCGGGCTCTGGGACGCCGGGCTCGGGGGCATCCTCGCCGACGACATGGGCCTGGGCAAGACGCTTCAGGCGCTGGCCATGGTGGTGCGGGCCGAGCATCGGGGCGACCTGGCGGAGGGGCCGGTGCTGGTGGTCGCCCCGACGAGCGTGGTCACCGCCTGGGCCGAGCAGGCGGAGCGGTTCGCCCCGCACCTGCGCACCGCCGCGGTCACCGCGACGAGGAAGCGCCGAGGCACGGACCTCGCGACCGCCATCGGGTCCGCCGACCTGGTCATCACGTCATACACCCTGCTGCGGCTCGAGGCCGACGACTACCACGCGCTGCCGTGGAGCGCCGCGATCCTCGACGAGGCGCAGGTCGTCAAGAACCGCCGGTCGGCGACCTACCACGCGGTGCGCAGCCTCGGGGCCGCCCGGACCATCGCCATGACGGGCACGCCGCTGGAGAACACCCTCATGGACCTCTGGTCGATGACCTCGCTCGCCGCGCCGGGGCTCTTCCCGCGGCCGGAGACCTTCACCCAGCGCTACCGTCGGCCGATCGAGGCGGGGGAGGGTGGCTCCCTCGAGCAGCTGGAGCGGCTGCGCCGCAGGATCCGCCCGTTCATGCTGCGCCGCACCAAGGCGCAGGTGGCCGGGGAGCTGCCCGACAAGATCGAGCAGACGTTGTCCATCGACCTGCACCCCGCCCACCGGCGGATCTACGACCAGCACCTGCAGCGGGAGCGCCAGCGGGTGCTGGGGCTGCTGGCCGACCTCGACAAGAACCGTTTCAAGATCTTCAGCGCGCTGACGACGCTGCGCCAGCTCTCGCTCGACCCAGCCCTGGTCGACGAGGGCCACGCCGGGCTCGGGACCTCGGCCAAGGTCACGGCGCTCGTGGAGCGGCTGAGCGCCATCGCTGCCGAGGGGCACCGGGCCCTGGTCTTCTCCAGCTTCACCAGCTATCTCGCCCTGGTCCGGGAGGCCCTCGATGCAGCCGGGATCGGGCATACCTATCTCGATGGCCGGACCCGCGACCGGGCGGCCCGCATCCAGGCCTTCCGCGACGGCGACGACCCGGCCTTCCTCATCAGTCTCAAGGCCGGCGGGGTGGGGCTGACCCTCACGGAGGCGGACTACGTCTTCGTCCTCGACCCGTGGTGGAACCCGGCCGCCGAGGCGCAGGCGGTGGACCGGACCCACCGGATCGGGCAGCACCGGACCGTCAACGTCTACCGCATGGTGTCCACCGGCACGATCGAGGAGAAGGTCGTCGCGCTGCAGGAGCGCAAGCGGCGACTCTTCACCAGCGTGGTCGACTCGGGGGAGTTCCAGTCCGGGTCCGTGAGCGCCGAGGACATCCGCGGGCTGCTGGAAGGGTGA
- the cysM gene encoding cysteine synthase CysM — translation MEDVIGGTPLVRLQRLPGPENERRGNVLLAKLEGNNPAGSVKDRPAISMIRGAEERGEISPGDTLLEATSGNTGIGLAMAAAISGYPLVIVMPEDASTERIQTMKAYGADLVLTPAAGGMEEARDVVTRMEREGRGRVLDQFGNPDNPRAHENGTGPELWAQTDGRITHFVSAMGTTGTITGVSRFLKSREPRVQIVGAQPAEGSRIPGIRAWPPEYVPRIFDPSAVDRTVEVAQGDAEETARRLARAEGILGGISAGGACWSALQVAEEVEGATIVFVVCDRGDRYLSSGVFPA, via the coding sequence ATGGAGGACGTCATCGGCGGCACCCCACTGGTGCGTCTGCAGCGCCTCCCGGGGCCGGAGAACGAGCGCCGCGGCAACGTGCTGCTCGCCAAGCTCGAGGGCAACAACCCGGCCGGGTCCGTCAAGGATCGGCCAGCGATCAGCATGATCCGGGGCGCCGAGGAGCGTGGGGAGATCTCCCCGGGCGACACCCTGCTCGAAGCCACGTCCGGCAACACCGGGATCGGCCTGGCGATGGCGGCGGCGATCAGCGGCTACCCACTGGTCATCGTCATGCCCGAGGACGCCTCCACCGAGCGGATCCAGACGATGAAGGCCTACGGGGCCGACCTGGTGCTCACCCCGGCGGCGGGCGGGATGGAAGAGGCGCGCGACGTCGTGACGCGGATGGAGCGGGAGGGCAGGGGCCGGGTCCTGGACCAGTTCGGCAACCCTGACAACCCCCGTGCCCACGAGAATGGCACGGGCCCGGAGCTGTGGGCTCAGACCGACGGACGGATCACCCACTTCGTGTCCGCCATGGGCACCACCGGCACGATCACCGGGGTCTCGCGGTTCCTCAAGTCGCGCGAACCTCGCGTCCAGATCGTCGGGGCACAGCCGGCGGAGGGCTCGAGGATCCCCGGGATCCGCGCGTGGCCGCCGGAGTACGTCCCGAGGATCTTCGATCCGTCAGCGGTGGACCGGACCGTCGAGGTCGCCCAGGGCGACGCCGAGGAGACGGCCCGCCGGCTGGCTCGCGCGGAGGGCATCTTGGGCGGGATCTCCGCAGGCGGCGCCTGCTGGAGCGCGCTGCAGGTGGCCGAAGAGGTCGAGGGGGCGACGATCGTCTTCGTGGTCTGCGACCGCGGCGACCGCTATCTCTCCAGCGGCGTGTTCCCCGCCTGA